CCCGTTCGTTGCGTCCTaacatttccttctttacTCAAATCAGGTGATGTGTTACGAACGCATTTGCTCTTTGTAGTGGTCAGAATCTTGTATATATCAGAGgctcttctctttttataAAATAGTTTATGCAATTGGGATGGGCTAGAGAGGCAAGTCGATGAAACAAGAGGTAATCAATAGAACGAAGTTAGTCCTTgacgaaataaaatttttaactgCGCATATCTTCAAACTTTTGCCACCGctaatattttccttttttaaaaagttccTGTATTCTGATCTTGACAGTGATAATGatgaaatttctttaaatattgtGATTACATCAGGATTGTTTAAAATGCAACGCCAAGGGCCGAGTGGCGTGTCCGCCGTGCGACAGCTACGGCCAAATCCGCTGCTACATCAGTCTGACCATCACGTGGAAGGCCAATACGTCGGAGCACATCGTTGCTAAGTCGTCGCTACCCGAAGATCTCATCCGCCAAGTCTCGGGTCAGGTGGTCTACGAAGAGGAAGGCCCGCGCATCACGCCGTTGCATCACTTTACCGACCCGACCATCAGCCTGGCCTCCACCCAGTTGGTGCTCAATCACAATCGTCAGTGGCCCGATCAGAGAATTCTCGCTCAGGTGAGTCATatgaatttctctttttaaaaaaaaaaaaaaaaaaaaaaccaataaaataaatatatacaaaCACACAGAGACAACAAGTCAGAATGGTGCCCGTCACCGAAGTTCACTACACTTGGAAACGGCGAACGGGCAAATTTTACCTTTACGGCTACGAGCACAAAGTCCACGCACCCGACTATCCTCAAACTTGCTGTTGGGGCTGCTCCATTTTGTAACTATATGCAATTccaaagcaaaagaaaaacaacaaggacGACAGCTTATGGCCGTCTGACATGAAACTTGCTTAGCCCACTGACATGCACAACTCGTACATAATTCAAGTGTTTCATGCACATAAATGGCTAAAGGAAAAATGACAGTCTGCTTCTCGTACGGCCGCTTCTTCAATTTGACAAATTATTtgggacattttttttttgtttttatagacGCCGACTTTGCCAAACAGtccaacccaaaaaaaaagatcacaaatacttttgtttgtttgtttttttatttcttcatcatGATTTTATATTTAGTGGTGTTTTCCTCAATGTGcgtgtgtttttgtttcaaaaccaTCAATTGAACGTCTTTCTACGGTGCGTGTAAAATTGTTGGAACAAATGCGTGAATGTTCGCATCCATGACAGGCAACACAGGaagttgttcttttgtttttgacgttATTTTACTTGAGGTTTTTTGGCCTGTGTTTTTCGTAAGCAATTATTTTCTACCTCTTGGCGGcgaaatgaatttgttttttttttatcatcagCCCATCACCTCCGGTTGCAGTCTTGCCCTCAatgtatttaattttcttttctttttttttcgtttacggTCTTAATTATGTTTCTTACTGTGCCTCTGTACTCGTGTCtttaattgcatttcagtGTTTTTGATTACGTTCGTCTTTCCTatcgattttttattattattatttttttattttacatatACAAATgtgtttccatttgtttttttaatgggaaTAATTTTGCAAAAGCTCTTTTGGTAATCAATTTCAATCTTTTTGTAGCAGCTGtactctttttgtttctctatGTTTTGATTTCGGAGGAAAAAAGTCGGGTTTGGGCTGGATTTCTTTTGGATCTGTTATGACGCCCATCGTCTCGCTCTctcgcaaagaaaaaaaaatattacaataCACTCGATCCTCGTCCATCTCTCTTGCATTTAATCTCATTTCAATAAATGGTCAAGGATTTATTTTTCGCACGAAGAGATATACCACACACAGTCATTTGATCGATGATGGAAATGAGTCAGGGCTGTAGTCACATATGGCCGACGTTTAATTACGTGTCGGTACGTCCCACTTATTACAAATACAACAACTCTCAGGCACTCTTATTCGTTGTGTATATTTTCTAAACAAGGCAGCGTTTGTTGTATACTAGACGTGTGCTCcatcttcattctttttcctttttcgccGTTCATTCTTTGCTTCTCTTTGATTAAGGATTTGTTGAAGTTGGCATCTGTCGGCGATTTCCACCAGCTGTTTGGTGAGAGACAAGTGTAatcggcacacacacacgatccAGACGGGCTTCGTTCCATGACAGAATAAAAGTTCTTATTTCGtggggttttaaaaaaaaggagggagttGAGAAGTATATCTGTCTCGGTCAGAGTTTTCACGAATGACGGCTCGCGTTCAGTTAtctctgttctttttttttgttgttgttgggatTTCTACCATAGTCGAGTACGGActggaaataataaaacgcaAAACGAACACGAGTTGCAGCCAAAAAAACGAGGGAAATCTATTTTCAGCAACTCTTTTTCCTCACCATGTCGTATGGAGTCACAAGGCCTCCTTTCACTGCCGAGCATCTCTGCAGGGGTTAACTactatttaaataaataatctcAATACGAGTTTCGCATGTTTATATACATCATCGAAAACCGGATATCGTAAGTATCCCGTCACAGAAATCTGTAGAAATGCTTGTACTTTTACGTGCACTCACGTAATCCCACTTGCAAACATGCCCACGTCATAATACGTAATAACCATTTATAATCATGTTGGTGATATATTTGAATGGAAAAGATTTGAAGCTTGAAGCTAAAATCCCTGTAGAGAATGTTACGTCCTCAAGCCTCGTATAGAACCTAATCAGCcaaccagaaaaagaaatttattgtATTAGCAGTTTACTATCATCATCAAAGTGTTTTGTgcattgtgtgtgttttccaGGCGTCCAATTCCCTGCGTGTCACGCGGCTTTGACGAGAACCGCTCTGCAGAATAGCGATAATGAGGTTATGATGACATGTTTGCCTTCATTCCAGTACGAAAGTAACCTCTGCCAACTCTATTTTGTCACAGCACAtgcaacattttgtttttccaagtTCCAATTTGCTTCTTAACTGGCTCCATCCCACTGAGTGCATATATTCTATCGAAAAATAGTAAAAgtttctagatttttttttgggagcttataaaaaaatatcacaAATTCCCGGAAAAAacatgttgaaaaaaatggggttttATTATGTCCGAGAAAAGGGGAGGAAAATGGATGTATCCCGTAGGACAagaactttctttttcctctctttcatATAGATCCAATGCTATATAAGAACGTAATAGGCACTTGTTACGATACTATATATATAGGTTTATAGGGGAGGACTTATTGTCGTTTGTTTTAAGAGCCGGAAAGGAGGACCGGGATGTGCCGCAATCACGCAGAAAGGCGGTGGAGGGGATGCTACTGCTGTCGTCATCAACAACGATACGATGGGCTCTCGACGTACAAACCAGCTGACCAGTagctgggaaaaaaaatatatatatatatcactTGGTTTTCTAAGAGACATACTATAAAAcctaggaaaaagaaaacataaaagaataaGGAATGTGAAACCATAAAAAGATTGCCATGTTAGATTCTACGCCACTTACACACACCAATTTGTGGGACGACCACAAACCATTTTCGAGAGACGTCGTTTTACGATGGCGTCGTCAAAAGCCCATCGACACTAATTAACAAAAAGATTTAAGGCGTTGGAAGATTTTCATTCATATTTTGagtagtatttttttttttctttttcttaacgATGATTAGTCATCAAACGTAATGTGCATTTTTGGCAGACTCGTAAACCGTCATGTTACGGCACACGAGTAATAATAGGGcgagaaaaatttcattaagcTCTACATATCGACGTGagctaaagaaaaaggttggctattatatgtgtgtgtatgatgGGCCTTCTTTATGATTTCCTACTGTTTCCTTACAGTCACGCACGGTCACGTTTTTCTCCCcccaaaaaggaagaaatgaatACGAGAATATGGAGAGACTATAAATAAGATGTCGTAACGTGGCGGTGTGGCTACATAGGAAGCTAGAGGGAATTGAATCGATCTATTCTGTTCACGTCGCGCACATTATTGTCAACGCTCTACtagaaaaagacaagaagaaaacgCCGCTGAGCACGTCTTTATCCCTTTTTCTCTTAAGACTATTGTGTCCCTCGGTGGGGGTCCGTATTTATTTAAAcatcattcttttctttttcggattTTCTGTTCCAAACACACAATATGTTACTGACAGAATTTTATGTTCTTTCCttgtattgttttttcacGACTTTTATTCACTTAATATCGATTGCGTTTCTCTGTATTATATCATCACTACTGTCCAATGTTCATCCATCGTTAAATCACCATGTAGCGTGCCGAGACCTCCTACGTTTTTAtcgacctttttctttcctatgcTAAAACTACgtcaaataaacaaagaatacaaaaaaatcaaggCAAATAAGAGTGTGGTATATATGGAGACATCAAAGAAAGGCACATCAGAGTCACTTTGATTTACGTGCAGTGCACCTTGCTGTTACAATTCACCACACACGAACAATCCTTGCTGTCGGTTATCTTTAATATAGCTATAACAAAGTCACTTGCTGATGCGATATTTCAAgacaaaagaattttcaaaaggCCAACTCGTAATAAGAGAATTGCTGTTGATAATGAATTTTGACGTCGTGAAAAGGAGTCCAAAATTACATTTGAACAAAAGAAGTTGAAAGGTGAACATGAGCTGCCGGACCAACAACGATAGCTACAGTGAATAAAGAAACTCGTCTGTACCTCTCCTTCCATTCCGAGAttgaattttcccttttcttgaaaagaaataaaagttttcACGTAACAAAGCATagcgatttctttttattttctccgaAAGTGCTGCTGATGCGATTTCAAGCTACGCAATCGTACTATACTTGTCGTTTATAAATGTAGGTACAAACAAGACGAGAGAGCGCACATCACAACAGAAGCCATCACCACCAGGAGCCAAACAACCCAAGccgaaagaaataaatgtgtcTAATGCATTCAGTAAAGTTGTCGAAACCCATCAACAAAGCCAGGACTGAGTAGGGTTCCATACAAGGATCGACATCATTCTCGTTCTTTGAGTATCAAaacgcattttatttttaacactgtttttttattagtatttttattcgtttcaTGATACTAAACACTTTTACATGTATCGTACATCACACATTTACGACATAGTAGTAGAAGCGATCAGAGACATAATACACAAGTATCCgctgtgtgtgtctgtctgcgtattgaatatatataaataaagcATAAGGGTTCGCCTACTGGCACGAATGTAAggaaaagttgaaaaaaaagaagaagagtggTCGTATATATTGTATAGGGCCATCGATCCTTTTCACAATTATTCCCGGCGCACGACCATAAAAGCCTCCATCATCTTTCTTATTCGCCCCCGTCCGACAGCGGGAGCCCGCCGATGCAGCAACAGCGGCACAGCAGTAGCacgttttctcattttcttttcttaaaaagggcaaaagcgcttgaaaaaaaaactaaatagcTTATATAACCCACCACTACCACCAACCATCTTTTTCAGCTTGGCtagtttatatatttttttttttcgtacacgTCAACCCCATCGTCTTTACTCCTCAAATTCACGGACCGTCGCTTCAAGGCAAATGTCTGCTCCTACCCTTTCACAtacaaaaagatatttttgtATTACGCCCAGTAGCAAAGAACTCATGAGGAGGATTATATTCTGTAGAAAAGCCCACACGCATATACTGTAGAAAATTATTCGCAACGTGTAGTATAGTGTTCGGGCAGAAAACGTATCATCATTTTAAACAAACACAGGGGGAAAAATGGAGCAAAACAAAGCGTACTAGGCCTTAACATTTTATTCCATCAAGTCCCAGTCAGTGACATGAATAATTACTCTCGTGTTTCCTGACATTCAACGATCAAGAGCTGGCCCCACGGTCGTTATTCACTTTCAATTCatcaataacaaacaaaagggaGTGCCGAGCGTCGTGATATCATTCCAACTTGGAATGCATACCTTAAACAATTTCGTGAAACTTACGTAAAGCTCACCCACTATTTCCCTGGTTTATCTGGCACATAAAAACTTGCTACTTCCAAGAAAATTTAGTATCACTTCTCTTCTGGAAGCGTGAGGGAATAATGGTAATTTCATCTGATGCTTTATTGAAAAGCTACTCAAGTTTTATGGCTTGGGGATGAATCCAGCAGACAAGTGGCTGGAGACAGCTCGCATGCAAGTTGTATTGATACCCATATACACAATATATCGGAGAAGACGataaaaatcgtaaaaaaaaggagaatcgCTGTCATAACTCCGTCGTCCCCTTTTGGCgtacacttaaaaaaaaaaagttgggagATAGTCAAAATATGgaaacacgcacacacaataGAAatgaaggaaagaagaagactcATTCAGAGCGGGAGTTAAGGACAggagttggaaaaaaaaatcatttttaatatATAAGAATACTTGGCATTATCGAGCGATACATCAGGCCAAATTGGAAGACATGCCAGGCTGGAGAGAGAAACGGAAGAGATGAGacaacaataattttttttaaagaccaaGCAAATTTTCTAAAATAATTATCCATCGATCAATCAACGACCGAGTATCAAattttgtctttgtttttctccatctttctttCCTAGAACGAGATAAAAACGAGTCACGTGGTTGAGCATGTGGCAAAAGGGAAATTATTCGATGGACTCCACACAAAGAGAATAGCCGGAATAATAAGAAGAAGCACGTTGAACGGATAGCAAAGGCCAGGCATGTGGAGGAATGTTAAATCGGTGGATTAACAAGTTCCAaacagaacaagaaaaaatgtagatggTCCGCATAGGCAGGAAGAAAAggattgaaaaaataaaagcgtgTCACGCAAGAGTTTTGTGTTTTCTCTGGTTGGCGAAAGAATCAAGGCTACTAGACGTTCATAAGGAAAGGGGTTTGTGCGACATTAAACAAACTTCGAGTTTTCGAATGCGTCCAAACGGCAGGAgaatttggtttttaaaaaaggaggaTAATCGAAAAGTTGtgtgttcttttgttttaatatgGCAATCAAAGAGTGGTTGAGCTATATTGTTGGTTTCTTCTTCGTTAGAAGGATATTAGTCAATATCATTGCtcaagtgggaaaaaaattttaaaaataaaatatcaacAGATTAAATTGAGTCGATCGAGGAGAAGAAAGCAATGTGCGTGATGGCCAGCGCAACGGGAGTGGGAGTTTACAGCAAATTAGTGTtgcgcattttgttttttgttttttttttagacggGGGTCAACGATGAACGTACAGTACAAATGATATTTCAGACTAAGTTGTGGTATCCAAGACAAATAATAAAGAGAGAGTAAGAGTAAGAGAGAGCTGGGATGATATGCACTGGCACCAAGTCGATTAGAACAGACCACAGTCTTTTAAATTGTTCTTGATCACCACATCCGTTACGGCGTCAAAGACGAACTGGATGTTGCTGGTGTCGGTGGCACACGTGAAGTGCGTGTAAATCTCCTTCTGGTCGCGGCGCTTGTTCAAACTTTCAAACTTCATCTGGATGTATGCGGCGCCTTCCTCGTACGTGTTGGAACCttgaacaggaaaaaaaaaaaaccattccaATCATTCGTTCGCATTGGCACAAACTCGAAAAATATAGTATTTACCTTGGTATTCAGGAAAGCAGATGGTGAGGGGCGATTTAGTGATTTTCTCTTCAAAGAGATCCTTCTTGTTGAGGAACAGGATGATGGAAGTTTCCACAAACCACTTGTTGTTGCATATGGAGTCAAATAGTTTCATTGACTCGATCATACGGTTCATCTCTTCATCTTCGGCCAACACCAGATCGTAACCTAAATGCAAAAGAGAAATCCATCAACACCAATTAGAATTGGAAAAAGTGGAACTAATTAGAAATCTTTCTCCACCTGATAATGCCACACAGAAGATTATGGCTGTGACACCTTCGAAACAGTGTATCCATTTTTTGCGTTCTGATCGTTGTCCACCAACGTCAAACATTCTGTAAATTCGAATAAAGGcaaatacattttaaacaaTTGTTAGAAGTGGGGAAATGAATGACTTACTTGAAACGAAGTCCTTTGAAAGCAAAGTGCGTTTCAATAATGCCTGTGGTTTTCACTCTCGTCCTCAAAACATCCTGCTGCGTTGGTACGTAGTTTGGTGCTGAAATACGGTCTAAGGCGTTGAGATAATAGGCGGCTGAATCGTTTAACTGGTATTCGCGAGAGCGAGAAAAGCAATGTTGCACTCCACCATCCATCCACAGTCGTTTCATTAcctaaacaataaaaacaaaccgCTAGGAAAAGTTTTCATTAGAGTGGCCAGAATAGTCGTGCGAACGAACCTGAGCCAGATCATAAGTAAGCATTCCTTCTTCGGCAGCACTGGCAAGTGTGAAAAACAGTCGTGCATCAtcctgaaaagaaaacagacatTAATGATACATATTAATTTTGATAATGGGAAAATTAACTTACAACAGCTTTGCTGGAGTCTGCAAAGTTGATTCTAATTTGACCCATGGCACAAATGATGGCCATTAGACTTTGTATTGTGTTACTGTAAACTACTGGTCGATACTGTTCACACTCTTCTTTTGAATATCCAGTTTCATGAATTATTTTCATCTGTTTCACAATTGTACTCTTGCCAGATTCACCAGCACCTGTAGACAATACACATATGTCAGAATTTACACGACAAACAGAGAGACTTTAAAGTCAAGTGTGCTACTCACCAAGCAACAGGAGTTTGACTTCTCGAGAAGCACGTTCTCCATCAGCTCTAAGATCTTTGTCAA
The nucleotide sequence above comes from Daphnia carinata strain CSIRO-1 chromosome 3, CSIRO_AGI_Dcar_HiC_V3, whole genome shotgun sequence. Encoded proteins:
- the LOC130697555 gene encoding guanine nucleotide-binding protein G(i) subunit alpha; the protein is MGCAVSSTTDKEAVERSKKIDKDLRADGERASREVKLLLLGAGESGKSTIVKQMKIIHETGYSKEECEQYRPVVYSNTIQSLMAIICAMGQIRINFADSSKAVDDARLFFTLASAAEEGMLTYDLAQVMKRLWMDGGVQHCFSRSREYQLNDSAAYYLNALDRISAPNYVPTQQDVLRTRVKTTGIIETHFAFKGLRFKMFDVGGQRSERKKWIHCFEGVTAIIFCVALSGYDLVLAEDEEMNRMIESMKLFDSICNNKWFVETSIILFLNKKDLFEEKITKSPLTICFPEYQGSNTYEEGAAYIQMKFESLNKRRDQKEIYTHFTCATDTSNIQFVFDAVTDVVIKNNLKDCGLF